One window from the genome of Nicotiana tomentosiformis chromosome 5, ASM39032v3, whole genome shotgun sequence encodes:
- the LOC104092674 gene encoding UDP-glucuronate 4-epimerase 3 — MSQMKHIDNIPSTPGKYKIEKSPYNRLRLQFSLTKIIFWALVFVGLIFVFFYRSPNSVSNVSSDLSRRSLRTSSYGGPVWEKKIKSSAKIRSKNGICVLVTGAAGFVGTHVSAALKRRGDGVVGLDNFNDYYDPSLKRARQELLERTGVYIVEGDINDVALLKKLFDIVAFTHVMHLAAQAGVRYAMENPGSYVHSNIAGLVNVLEVCKSVNPQPAIVWASSSSVYGLNTKVPFSERDRTDQPASLYAATKKAGEEIAHTYNHIYGLSITGLRFFTVYGPWGRPDMAYFFFTRDILKGKSIPIFEAANHGTVARDFTYIDDIVKGCLGALDTAKKSTGSGGKKKGPAQLRVFNLGNTSPVPVSDLVSILEKLLKVKAKRLVMKLPRNGDVQFTHANISSAHKELGYKPTTDLQTGLKKFVRWYLSYYGNGKKSVQ; from the coding sequence ATGTCCCAAATGAAGCACATTGATAATATTCCATCAACCCCAGGAAAATACAAGATTGAAAAATCCCCTTATAATAGGCTTAGGCTACAATTTTCTTTAACCAAGATTATTTTTTGGGCACTTGTTTTTGTGGGGTTAATCTTTGTATTCTTTTACAGATCACCAAATTCTGTATCAAATGTTTCTTCAGATCTCTCAAGGAGATCTCTTAGAACCAGCTCTTATGGTGGTCCAGTGTGGGAAAAAAAGATTAAATCTTCAGCAAAAATCAGGTCAAAAAATGGTATTTGTGTTTTGGTAACTGGTGCTGCTGGTTTTGTAGGAACACATGTTTCAGCTGCCTTAAAACGTCGTGGAGATGGCGTAGTAGGTTTGGATAATTTTAATGATTATTATGATCCCTCGCTCAAAAGAGCGAGGCAGGAGCTATTAGAACGCACCGGTGTGTACATTGTTGAGGGCGATATCAATGATGTCGCCCTCTTAAAGAAACTTTTTGACATTGTTGCATTTACTCATGTTATGCATTTAGCTGCACAAGCGGGCGTGAGGTACGCCATGGAAAATCCGGGATCATATGTGCATAGTAATATTGCTGGTCTTGTTAATGTTCTTGAGGTTTGCAAAAGTGTCAATCCTCAACCTGCCATTGTGTGGGCGTCGTCTAGTTCTGTATATGGATTGAATACTAAGGTACCCTTTTCAGAGAGGGATAGAACAGACCAACCTGCTAGTTTATATGCTGCTACTAAAAAAGCTGGTGAGGAAATTGCTCATACCTATAATCATATCTATGGGCTATCGATAACTGGATTGAGATTTTTCACGGTTTATGGACCGTGGGGACGGCCAGATATGGCTTACTTCTTTTTCACAAGGGATATATTGAAAGGAAAATCAATTCCAATCTTTGAGGCGGCTAATCATGGCACGGTCGCGAGAGATTTTACCTACATTGATGACATAGTGAAGGGTTGTTTGGGGGCATTAGACACTGCTAAAAAGAGCACGGGAAGTGGTGGGAAAAAGAAAGGTCCTGCTCAATTGAGGGTGTtcaatttaggcaatacttccccTGTCCCGGTTTCTGATCTTGTTAGCATTTTGGAGAAGTTGTTGAAGGTAAAGGCTAAGAGATTGGTTATGAAGTTGCCAAGGAATGGTGATGTGCAATTTACTCATGCGAATATAAGCTCGGCTCACAAAGAGCTCGGTTATAAGCCTACCACAGATTTACAGACAGGATTGAAGAAATTTGTTCGATGGTACTTAAGTTACTATGGCAATGGAAAGAAAAGTGTGCAGTGA
- the LOC104092675 gene encoding 3-phosphoshikimate 1-carboxyvinyltransferase 2: MAQISKMTQGIQTLYPNSNIHKPQIPTFSPSLSFGLKNSAKSMWVLNKDSFLKKDSIFRISASLATTQKPNEIVLQPITEISGTVKLPGSKSLSNRILLLAALSEGTTVVDNLLSSDDIHYMLGALKTLGLNVEEDSANQRATVEGSGGLFPVGKESKEEIQLFLGNAGTAMRPLTAAVVVAGGNSRYVLDGVPRMRERPIGDLVDGLKQLGAEVDCFLGTKCPPVRIVSKGGLPGGKVKLSGSISSQYLTALLMAAPLALGDVEIEIIDKLISVPYVEMTLKLMERFGISVEHSSSWDRFVVRGGQKYKSPGKAYVEGDASSASYFLAGAAVTGGTITVEGCGTSSLQGDVKFAEVLEKMGAEVTWTENSVTVKGPQKNSSGMKHLHAIDVNMNKMPDVAMTLAVVALFADGPTAIRDVASWRVKETERMIAICTELRKLGATVEEGPDYCIITPPENLNVTEIDTYDDHRMAMAFSLAACADVPVTINDPGCTRKTFPNYFDVLQQYSKH, encoded by the exons ATGGCACAGATTAGCAAGATGACACAAGGGATACAAACCCTTTATCCCAATTCCAATATTCATAAACCCCAAATTCCCACATTTTCACCTTCTCTTTCCTTTGGATTGAAAAATTCAGCAAAATCTATGTGGGTCTTGAACAAAGATTCATTCTTGAAAAAAGATTCAATTTTTAGGATTTCAGCATCACTGGCTACAACACAGAAACCCAATGAGATTGTTCTGCAACCAATTACAGAGATATCTGGCACTGTTAAATTGCCTGGCTCTAAATCCTTATCCAATCGTATTCTCCTTCTTGCTGCCCTCTCTGAG GGAACAACTGTTGTTGACAATTTACTTAGTAGTGATGATATTCATTACATGCTTGGTGCGTTGAAAACACTTGGACTGAATGTAGAAGAAGACAGCGCAAACCAACGAGCAACTGTTGAAGGTTCTGGTGGGCTATTCCCTGTTGGTAAAGAGTCCAAGGAAGAAATTCAACTTTTTCTTGGAAATGCAGGAACTGCAATGCGGCCACTAACAGCAGCCGTTGTTGTAGCTGGCGGAAATTCAAG GTATGTACTTGATGGAGTTCCTCGAATGAGAGAGAGACCAATTGGTGATTTGGTTGATGGTCTTAAGCAACTTGGTGCAGAGGTTGATTGTTTCCTTGGTACGAAATGTCCTCCTGTTCGAATTGTCAGCAAGGGAGGTCTTCCCGGAGGGAAG GTGAAGCTCTCTGGATCCATTAGCAGCCAATACTTGACTGCTCTCCTTATGGCTGCTCCACTGGCTTTAGGAGATGTGGAGATTGAAATCATTGACAAACTAATTTCCGTACCTTATGTCGAAATGACATTGAAGTTGATGGAGCGATTTGGTATTTCTGTGGAGCACAGTAGTAGCTGGGACAGGTTTGTTGTCCGAGGAGGTCAGAAATACAA GTCTCCTGGAAAAGCTTATGTAGAAGGCGATGCTTCAAGTGCTAGCTACTTCTTGGCTGGAGCGGCCGTCACAGGTGGAACTATCACTGTTGAAGGTTGTGGGACAAGCAGTTTACAG GGGGATGTCAAATTTGCTGAGGTTCTTGAGAAAATGGGAGCAGAAGTTACATGGACAGAGAACAGCGTCACAGTCAAAGGACCGCAGAAGAATTCTTCTGGAATGAAGCATTTGCATGCCATTGATGTGAACATGAATAAAATGCCTGATGTTGCCATGACACTTGCTGTAGTTGCGCTTTTTGCTGATGGTCCCACTGCTATAAGAGACG TTGCTAGCTGGAGAGTCAAGGAAACTGAGCGCATGATCGCCATATGCACAGAACTTAGGAAG TTGGGAGCAACTGTTGAAGAAGGACCAGACTACTGCATAATCACCCCGCCTGAAAACTTAAATGTGACCGAAATTGATACATACGACGATCACAGAATGGCCATGGCTTTTTCTCTTGCTGCTTGTGCAGATGTTCCAGTCACCATCAACGACCCCGGGTGCACGAGGAAAACTTTCCCGAACTACTTTGATGTCCTACAGCAGTACTCCAAGCATTGA
- the LOC104092676 gene encoding transketolase, chloroplastic: protein MASSSSLTLSQAILSRSVPRHGSASSSQLSPSSLTFSGLKSNPNITTSRRRTPPSSAAAVVRSPAIRASAATETIEKTETALVDKSVNTIRFLAIDAVEKANSGHPGLPMGCAPMGHILYDEVMRYNPKNPYWFNRDRFVLSAGHGCMLQYALLHLAGYDAVREEDLKSFRQWGSKTPGHPENFETPGVEVTTGPLGQGIANAVGLALVEKHLAARFNKPDAEIVDHYTYVILGDGCQMEGISQEACSLAGHWGLGKLIAFYDDNHISIDGDTEIAFTEDVGARFEALGWHVIWVKNGNTGYDEIRAAIKEAKTVTDKPTMIKVTTTIGFGSPNKANSYSVHGSALGAKEVEATRSNLGWPYEPFHVPEDVKSHWSRHVPEGAALEAGWNTKFAEYEKKYPEEAAVLKSITTGELPAGWEKALPTYTPESPADATRNLSQQNLNALAKVLPGFLGGSADLASSNMTLMKMFGDFQKNTPEERNLRFGVREHGMGAICNGIALHSPGLIPYCATFFVFTDYMRGAMRISALSEAGVIYVMTHDSIGLGEDGPTHQPIEHLASFRAMPNILMFRPADGNETAGAYKVAVLKRKTPSILALSRQKLPQLAGSSIEGAAKGGYILSDNSSGNKPDVILIGTGSELEIAVKAADELRKEGKAVRVVSFVCWELFEEQSADYKESVLPSSVTARVSIEAGSTFGWEKYVGSKGKAIGIDRWGASAPAGKIYKEYGITAEAVVAAAKQVS, encoded by the exons ATGgcgtcttcttcttctctcactCTATCTCAAGCTATCCTCTCTCGTTCTGTCCCTCGCCATGGCTCTGCCTCTTCTTCTCAACTTTCCCCTTCTTCTCTCACTTTTTCCGGCCTTAAATCCAATCCCAATATCACCACCTCCCGCCGCCGTACTCCTCCCTCCTCCGCCGCCGCCGTCGTAAGGTCACCGGCGATTCGTGCCTCAGCTGCAACCGAAACTATAGAGAAAACTGAGACTGCCCTTGTTGACAAATCTGTAAACACGATTCGATTTTTGGCTATTGATGCTGTCGAAAAGGCGAATTCGGGTCATCCGGGTTTGCCCATGGGTTGTGCTCCGATGGGTCATATATTGTACGATGAGGTTATGAGGTATAACCCGAAAAACCCGTATTGGTTTAATCGGGATCGGTTTGTTCTATCAGCTGGACATGGTTGTATGCTTCAGTATGCTTTGCTTCATCTAGCTGGCTATGATGCTGTCAGG GAAGAGGACTTGAAGAGCTTCCGTCAGTGGGGAAGCAAAACCCCTGGACACCCTGAAAACTTTGAGACACCTGGTGTTGAAGTCACCACCG GGCCTCTGGGACAAGGTATTGCCAACGCCGTTGGCTTGGCTCTTGTGGAGAAACACTTGGCTGCTCGTTTCAATAAGCCTGACGCTGAGATTGTAGACCACTACAC ATATGTTATTCTCGGTGATGGTTGCCAGATGGAGGGTATTTCACAAGAAGCTTGTTCCCTTGCTGGACACTGGGGACTTGGAAAGCTGATTGCTTTCTATGATGACAACCACATCTCAATTGATGGTGACACAGAAATCGCTTTCACTGAGGATGTTGGTGCCCGTTTTGAGGCTCTTGGGTGGCACGTAATCTGGGTGAAGAACGGTAACACTGGTTATGATGAGATTCGTGCTGCTATTAAGGAAGCAAAAACTGTCACAGACAAACCCACTATGATCAAG GTGACTACAACCATTGGTTTTGGCTCGCCCAACAAGGCAAACAGTTACAGTGTACATGGAAGTGCACTTGGAGCTAAGGAAGTAGAGGCCACCAGGAGTAACTTGGGATGGCCTTATGAGCCTTTCCACGTGCCTGAAGATGTCAAGAG CCATTGGAGTCGTCATGTTCCCGAGGGTGCTGCTCTTGAAGCTGGATGGAATACCAAGTTTGCTGAATATGAGAAGAAGTACCCAGAGGAAGCTGCAGTACTCAAATCCATTACCACTGGTGAACTACCTGCTGGCTGGGAGAAAGCTCTGCCT ACCTACACACCTGAAAGTCCAGCGGATGCCACCAGAAACCTGTCCCAACAAAACCTGAATGCTCTTGCCAAGGTTCTTCCTGGTTTCCTTGGTGGTAGTGCTGATCTTGCCTCATCAAACATGACCCTCATGAAAATGTTTGGTGACTTCCAAAAGAACACCCCAGAGGAGCGTAATCTAAGGTTTGGTGTTCGTGAACATGGTATGGGAGCCATATGTAATGGTATTGCTCTACACAGCCCTGGCTTGATTCCCTACTGTGCTACTTTCTTTGTGTTCACCGACTACATGAGAGGAGCTATGAGAATTTCAGCCTTGTCTGAGGCTGGAGTTATTTATGTTATGACCCACGATTCAATTGGTCTAGGAGAAGATGGGCCTACCCATCAACCCATTGAGCACTTGGCAAGTTTCCGTGCAATGCCCAACATTCTGATGTTCCGTCCAGCAGATGGCAACGAGACAGCGGGAGCTTACAAGGTGGCTGTCCTCAAGAGGAAGACACCATCAATCCTTGCCCTCTCTCGGCAAAAGTTGCCACAACTTGCTGGAAGTTCTATTGAAGGAGCAGCAAAGGGTGGCTACATTTTATCAGACAATTCTTCTGGCAACAAACCTGATGTCATTTTGATTGGTACTGGCTCAGAGTTAGAAATTGCTGTCAAGGCTGCTGATGAACTCAGGAAAGAAGGAAAAGCAGTGAGAGTTGTTTCCTTTGTTTGTTGGGAGCTTTTTGAAGAACAATCAGCCGACTACAAGGAAAGTGTCCTTCCATCATCTGTTACAGCTAGAGTTAGCATTGAGGCTGGATCCACATTTGGGTGGGAGAAATATGTCGGATCAAAGGGGAAGGCCATCGGAATTGACAGATGGGGTGCCAGTGCCCCTGCTGGAAAAATATACAAGGAGTACGGAATTACAGCAGAGGCTGTTGTAGCTGCAGCTAAACAAGTTTCTTAG